Proteins encoded together in one Lathyrus oleraceus cultivar Zhongwan6 chromosome 5, CAAS_Psat_ZW6_1.0, whole genome shotgun sequence window:
- the LOC127080966 gene encoding uncharacterized protein LOC127080966, giving the protein MSNTLKIDGHTEEAKKLRMFQFTLAEESGEWFYSLPAGSITSWEEMEKAFLNDYFPASVFLQKRYEILNFKQKDGETLGDAYKRFKRVLVACPTHNMDSIEQMQMFVNGLKIKTKQLIDTATGGSTNFSTAIGIKKIIEAIAANEHLELYDRCQRKPEGVIDLKLETNEIRIEDTLATEVEKKLKAMNIGTQQVAQVQPAPTICCEIYNAPHQTVYYFATPQQVEEIKILKQNNPYSNTYNPGWKNHLNFSWKDQKGTAPQHGQYQTQYQQHQQPQQAPKKAD; this is encoded by the coding sequence ATGAGCAACACTctaaaaattgatggtcacaccgAAGAAGCTAAGAAATTGAGAATGTTCCAGTTCACCTTAGCGGAAGAATCCGGAGAATGGTTTTATTCTCTACCTGCCGGTAGCATCACATCTTGGGAAGAAATGGAAAAAGCCTTCCTGAATGACTATTTTCCAGCGTCGGTATTTCTACAAaagaggtatgaaattctgaattttaagCAGAAGGACGGGGAAACTTTAGGAGACGCTtacaagagattcaagagagtcCTGGTCGCCtgtccaactcataatatggattCAATCGAACAGatgcagatgtttgtgaatggtctcaaaataaagaccaaacaATTGATTGATACCGCAACTGGTGGCTCCACCAATTTTTCAACAGCCATcggtatcaagaagatcattgaagcTATTGCTGCTAATGAGCACTTGGAGTTGTATGATAGATGTCAAAGAAAACCAGAAGGGGTTATAGATTTAAAGCTGGAAACTAATGAAATCCGTATCGAAGATACTCTAGCTACAGAAGTTGAGAAGAAGCTGAAggcgatgaatataggtacccaACAGGTGGCACAGGTCCAACCGGCTCCTACTATCTGTTGTGAAATTTATAATGCTCCGCACCAAACTGTATATTAttttgcaactcctcaacaagtGGAGGAAATCAAAATTTTGAAGCAGAACAATCCTTATTCCAACACGTACAATCCGGGTTGGAAGAATCATCTCAACTTctcatggaaagaccaaaaaggaaCCGCTCCTCAACACGGTCAAtaccaaactcaatatcaacaacacCAACAACCACAACAAGCCCCTAAGAAAGCTGATTAG
- the LOC127080967 gene encoding uncharacterized protein LOC127080967: protein MGQIAQQLASSSQAQGALPSATMTNPREYNNVSVVTTRSELFKKPEINIPLLEALEQMPTYAKFMQDIISKRRTSDTNPIILTETCSAILQGMKIPIKKKDRGAVTIPCTIGDRSFNKALIDLGASVSLMPFSIYKKLGIGVVQDTRMTLQFADHSVKKPYGIVEDVLVKIDMFVISVDFVILEMPEDEEIPLIIGRPFLKTGRCLINIEEGTMTLKVYDEKLKIDVRNTMRYKDNICTSHTIEVLDHVITYDSPLNEPQSPLKRVLSLSIFDSDKEMDNGESQVLALLDAQPSQKGSRPHRWEDLRLPQSSEEDEEPKKGTKLKQLPENLKYVFLDSEGKCPAIINSSLQNIQEEKLIQVLKK from the exons atgggtcaAATCGCTCAGCAATTAGCCTCgagttctcaagcacaaggtgcTCTACCTAGTGCAACTATGACAAATCCTAGAGAGTATAATAATGTGAGCGTTGTCACAACAAGAAGTG AGTTGTTCAAGAAGCCTGAGATTAACATTCCGTTGTTGGaggcacttgaacaaatgcctaCTTATGCCAAGTTCATGCAGGACATCATTTCGAAGAGGCGTACCTCCGACACTAACCCAATTATTCTaaccgaaacttgtagtgctattttgcagggtatgaagattccaaTAAAGAAGAAAGATCGAGGAGCCGTCACCATCCCTTGTACTATTGGAGATAGGTCATTCAACAAAGCTCTTATTGATTTAGGGGCTAGTGTGAGTCTCATGCCTTTTTCCATTTACAAGAAGCTTGGTATAGGGGTTgtgcaagataccagaatgacactcCAATTCGCAGATCATTCGGTCAAGAAACCATATGGTATTGTCGAAGATGTTTTGGTGAAAATCGACATGTTTGTAATTTCGGTGGATTTTGTAATTCtagaaatgccggaagatgaagagatcccTCTCATTATTGGGAGACCGTTTTTAAAAACGGGAAGGTGCTTGATCAACATAGAAGAAGGGACCATGACGTTGAAGGTTTATGATGAGAAATTGAAGATCGATGTTCGAAATACCATGAGATACAAGGACAATATTTGTACCAGTCATACTATAGAGGTTCTGGATCATGTGATAACATATGATAGTCCTTTGAATGAACCACAGTCACCTTTAAAAAGAGTGTTAAGTTTGTCCATTTTTGATAGTGATAAAGAAATGGACAACGGGGAATCTCAAGTGCTAGCCTTGTTAGATGCACAACCTTCGCAGAAAGGATCTCGACCACACCGGTGGGAGGATTTACGCCTACCTCAATCTAGTGAGGAGGATGAAGAGCCAAAGAAGGGAACGAAGTTGAAACAACTTCCAGAGAATCTTAAATATGTCTTTCTCGATTCTGAAGGAAAATGTCCTGCTATCATAAACTCGAGCCTACAGAATATCCAAGAAGAAAAGCTCATCCAAGtcctaaaaaaataa